The Methanobacterium sp. genome has a segment encoding these proteins:
- a CDS encoding gamma carbonic anhydrase family protein yields MSAIHETVKIFKGVRIIENVEIGEDSSVWYNAVIRGDMEPITIGKCSNVQDNCVIHSSYNYPVTVGDYVSIGHAAVLHGCKIGHNSLIGINATVLNGAKIGKNCIVGAGAVVTTRKEFEDGSLIIGVPAKAIRKLKDEEIKSIKDNALRYKKVANQS; encoded by the coding sequence ATGAGTGCTATACATGAAACTGTTAAAATATTTAAAGGCGTAAGAATAATTGAAAACGTTGAAATAGGTGAAGATAGTTCAGTATGGTATAATGCAGTTATAAGGGGAGATATGGAACCTATAACTATCGGAAAGTGCTCTAATGTTCAAGATAATTGTGTTATTCACTCATCTTACAATTATCCTGTGACTGTGGGCGATTACGTGTCTATAGGTCATGCAGCAGTATTACATGGATGTAAAATAGGCCATAACAGTTTGATTGGAATAAATGCAACGGTTTTAAACGGTGCTAAAATCGGTAAAAACTGTATTGTGGGGGCAGGAGCAGTAGTTACCACTAGAAAAGAGTTTGAAGACGGAAGTTTGATTATTGGAGTTCCTGCAAAGGCAATTCGAAAGTTAAAAGACGAAGAGATAAAAAGTATAAAAGACAATGCTTTAAGATACAAAAAAGTGGCAAACCAGAGTTAA
- a CDS encoding NTP transferase domain-containing protein, whose translation MNGVLLTAGEGTRMRPLTLTRPKTMLQVGGKPILQYNLEALRDAGIKDIVMVVGYKKEAIENYFGDGSSFDVNIKYITQEKRLGTAHAINSIRDEIDNEFIVLNGDIIVDPKLIIDLIEKYESDESSSILMLTEVEDPSAFGVVEIKDGIIKNIVEKPAPGEAPSNLINAGIYLFDKTIFEAIDKTEKSERGEYEITDSLKIQMSENKIVRGIKSDNKWIDVGRPWELLDVNEYFINQTEDSIEGEIEEGVTIHGSIVLGKNSIIRSGTYILGPVFIGEGADIGPNSYLRRYTYLGNNVNIGNAVEIKNSIIMDGTNVNHLSYVGDSVIGANCNIAAGTNIANLRFDNKNVKMNVKGERIDCGIRKLGSIFGDNVKTGINSSFNPGVKVGINAAVGSGTIIYEDIPSNTLVLVKQEHNLVKNNR comes from the coding sequence ATGAATGGAGTATTGCTTACAGCAGGTGAAGGCACCAGAATGCGTCCTTTAACATTAACAAGACCTAAAACAATGTTACAGGTTGGTGGAAAGCCTATACTCCAATATAATTTAGAAGCATTGAGAGATGCAGGCATTAAAGACATAGTAATGGTCGTTGGCTATAAAAAAGAAGCTATTGAGAACTATTTTGGGGATGGCTCATCATTTGATGTGAATATTAAATATATCACCCAGGAAAAACGTTTAGGAACTGCTCATGCCATAAATTCTATCCGTGATGAGATAGATAATGAATTTATAGTTTTAAACGGTGATATAATAGTTGATCCCAAGCTTATCATTGATTTAATTGAAAAATATGAATCTGATGAATCATCATCTATACTTATGCTCACTGAAGTGGAAGATCCCTCTGCATTTGGAGTTGTAGAAATAAAGGATGGAATTATCAAAAATATTGTGGAAAAACCAGCTCCTGGCGAAGCTCCAAGTAATTTAATAAATGCAGGAATATATCTTTTTGATAAAACCATATTTGAAGCAATAGATAAAACAGAAAAGTCTGAAAGGGGAGAATATGAGATAACAGACTCTCTTAAAATCCAAATGAGTGAAAATAAAATAGTTCGCGGTATTAAATCTGATAATAAATGGATAGATGTTGGAAGGCCATGGGAACTCCTGGATGTGAATGAATACTTTATAAATCAAACCGAAGACAGTATTGAAGGTGAAATTGAAGAAGGAGTCACTATTCATGGCTCAATTGTACTTGGAAAAAACAGTATAATAAGGTCTGGAACTTATATTTTAGGGCCGGTTTTCATTGGAGAAGGCGCAGATATTGGTCCTAATTCTTATTTAAGGAGATATACTTACCTTGGAAATAATGTAAACATTGGAAATGCTGTAGAAATTAAAAATTCCATAATTATGGATGGTACTAATGTTAATCATCTTTCTTATGTTGGTGATTCAGTAATTGGTGCTAATTGTAATATTGCTGCCGGAACAAATATTGCAAACTTACGTTTTGATAACAAAAACGTTAAAATGAACGTAAAAGGTGAAAGAATTGATTGTGGCATAAGAAAACTGGGATCTATTTTTGGAGATAATGTAAAAACTGGTATAAATTCAAGTTTTAACCCGGGAGTAAAAGTAGGTATAAACGCGGCAGTTGGCTCGGGAACCATAATTTATGAAGATATTCCTTCAAATACACTTGTTTTAGTAAAACAAGAACATAATTTGGTTAAAAATAATAGATAG
- the glmM gene encoding phosphoglucosamine mutase has product MDEMIPKLFGTSGIRGKLVSELTLELITDIGMAVATYIGGKGRKIVIGYDTRTSNKMVENAITAGILQCGCNVIRLGMVPTPLVGYAAMKLGADLGIMITASHNPSQYNGIKLWNSTGMAYTQDQERTIEKIVHEKSFSQASWEFIGKIEDNEGVVFDYINDLLDNVDIKGNLKVVVDCASGAGSYISPIVLRKAGCHVLTLNCQPDGFFPGRMPEPSQANLSELMKVVKATGADIGIAHDGDADRMVAIDDQGRMADFDKLLALVSSKIGGKVVTTVDASFCVDKCMEDVGGEVIRTKVGDVHVAEVIVESNASFGGEPSGTWLHPDFCMCPDGILSALKVIEIVEKYGPLSKLLDEIPSYPTIRDRIECENIQKTLIMEKVKEELPDYFDNVLDVNFIDGVRISMEDGSWVLIRPSGTESYIRITLEGKTMVTAKEIQNKSREFIEGIL; this is encoded by the coding sequence GGTACATCAGGAATTAGAGGTAAACTCGTTAGTGAACTAACATTAGAATTAATAACTGATATTGGAATGGCTGTAGCAACATATATCGGTGGAAAAGGACGTAAAATTGTTATCGGATATGATACAAGAACATCAAATAAGATGGTTGAAAATGCAATAACTGCTGGTATTTTACAATGTGGATGTAATGTAATTCGATTGGGAATGGTTCCAACACCTCTTGTAGGTTATGCTGCAATGAAATTAGGTGCAGATTTAGGAATTATGATAACAGCATCCCATAATCCATCTCAATACAACGGAATAAAACTTTGGAACTCAACAGGAATGGCTTACACTCAGGATCAAGAAAGAACAATAGAAAAGATAGTTCATGAAAAAAGTTTTTCCCAGGCTTCATGGGAATTTATAGGTAAAATTGAAGACAATGAAGGCGTAGTTTTTGATTATATTAATGATTTATTGGATAATGTGGATATTAAAGGAAATTTAAAGGTAGTCGTGGACTGTGCAAGTGGGGCAGGTTCATATATATCTCCAATAGTGCTTAGAAAAGCAGGCTGCCATGTCTTAACCTTAAACTGTCAACCTGATGGATTTTTCCCAGGTAGAATGCCTGAACCATCACAAGCAAACCTATCTGAACTAATGAAAGTTGTAAAAGCAACAGGGGCAGATATTGGAATTGCACACGACGGTGACGCGGACAGAATGGTGGCTATTGATGATCAAGGAAGAATGGCAGATTTTGACAAGCTTTTGGCCCTTGTATCTAGTAAAATCGGTGGAAAAGTTGTAACAACAGTCGATGCATCATTTTGCGTGGATAAATGCATGGAAGATGTAGGCGGTGAAGTTATACGCACTAAAGTTGGAGATGTGCACGTTGCAGAAGTAATTGTGGAATCAAATGCTTCATTTGGGGGAGAACCATCAGGTACATGGCTACATCCAGATTTCTGCATGTGTCCCGATGGTATACTTTCAGCACTTAAAGTTATAGAGATCGTAGAAAAATATGGGCCTCTTTCTAAGCTTTTAGATGAAATACCAAGCTATCCTACCATAAGAGACAGAATAGAATGTGAAAATATCCAGAAAACTTTAATAATGGAGAAAGTCAAAGAAGAACTGCCTGATTACTTTGACAATGTATTGGATGTTAATTTCATAGATGGCGTTAGAATTTCCATGGAAGATGGAAGCTGGGTTTTAATAAGGCCATCAGGCACTGAATCATATATCAGAATTACTTTAGAAGGTAAAACAATGGTAACTGCTAAAGAAATTCAAAATAAATCAAGGGAGTTTATAGAGGGAATTTTATGA